The following proteins are co-located in the Polymorphospora rubra genome:
- a CDS encoding sugar phosphate isomerase/epimerase family protein: MTSRVPVLLSSSSVFPEPTAAAFEMAASLGYDGVEVMVWTDAVSQDAGALRGLAAHYGVPVLSVHAPCLLVTQRVWSPDPWERLRRAAVLAETLGAPTVVVHPPFTWQREYARTFTAGLNRLVSKHPDVRFAVENMYPVRMAGREFVPYQPGWDPTDTGYDSYTLDLSHCAASHTDALRMADAMGPNLAHVHLGDGTGEGRDEHLVPGRGNQPCGPLLASLAGRGFTGSVAVEVATRGAKSRAIREDDLRASLEFARQHLASANPSTPATRVDA, translated from the coding sequence GTGACCTCCCGCGTTCCCGTACTCCTGTCCAGCTCCTCGGTGTTTCCCGAGCCGACCGCCGCGGCGTTCGAGATGGCCGCGTCGCTCGGCTACGACGGCGTCGAGGTGATGGTCTGGACCGACGCGGTCAGCCAGGACGCCGGAGCCCTGCGCGGCCTGGCCGCCCACTACGGGGTGCCCGTCCTCTCGGTGCACGCCCCGTGCCTGCTGGTCACCCAGCGGGTGTGGAGCCCCGACCCGTGGGAGCGGCTGCGCCGGGCGGCCGTGCTCGCCGAGACCCTCGGGGCGCCGACCGTCGTCGTGCACCCGCCGTTCACCTGGCAGCGCGAGTACGCCCGGACGTTCACCGCCGGCCTGAACCGCCTGGTCAGCAAGCACCCCGACGTCCGGTTCGCCGTCGAGAACATGTACCCGGTGCGGATGGCCGGCCGGGAGTTCGTCCCCTACCAGCCCGGCTGGGACCCGACCGACACCGGTTACGACTCCTACACCCTCGACCTGTCGCACTGCGCCGCGTCACACACCGACGCGCTGCGGATGGCCGACGCGATGGGGCCCAACCTCGCCCACGTCCACCTCGGCGACGGCACCGGCGAGGGCCGGGACGAGCACCTTGTGCCCGGCCGGGGCAACCAGCCGTGCGGTCCACTGCTGGCGTCGCTGGCCGGGCGGGGCTTCACCGGATCCGTCGCCGTCGAGGTGGCGACCCGGGGGGCGAAGAGCAGGGCGATCCGCGAGGACGACCTGCGTGCCTCGCTCGAGTTCGCCCGGCAGCACCTGGCCAGCGCGAACCCGTCCACGCCGGCGACCCGGGTCGACGCGTGA
- a CDS encoding Ppx/GppA phosphatase family protein gives MRLGVLDVGSNTVHLLVVDAHRGAHPWPAYSEKAVLRLAEQIGADGALTRAGEDALVAATADARAAALRLGAHDLLAFATSAVRDATNSVAVLDRVRQETGVDLRVLSGADEARMTFLAVRRWFGWSAGRLLVLDIGGGSLELAAGIDEDPDQAMSLPLGAGRLTREWLKVDPDTAAPPPVRVVEDLREYVDSALDPVVARLGGVGWERPVATSKTFRTLARLTGAAPSAVGLWAPRRLSLTGLRQVIGFIQHIPPGKLSELEGVSASRAHQLLAGAVVAEAAMRRLGVEVLDICPWALREGVILRHLDHLGTA, from the coding sequence ATGCGACTGGGTGTGCTCGACGTCGGATCCAACACCGTGCATCTGCTGGTCGTGGACGCGCACCGGGGTGCGCATCCGTGGCCGGCGTACTCGGAGAAGGCCGTGCTGCGGCTGGCCGAGCAGATCGGTGCCGACGGGGCGCTCACCCGCGCCGGCGAGGACGCGCTGGTCGCCGCCACCGCCGACGCGCGCGCCGCCGCGCTCCGGTTGGGCGCCCACGACCTGCTCGCCTTCGCCACGTCCGCGGTCCGCGACGCCACCAACTCGGTGGCGGTCCTCGACCGGGTACGCCAGGAGACCGGCGTCGACCTGCGGGTGCTCTCCGGCGCCGACGAGGCCCGAATGACGTTCCTCGCCGTACGGCGCTGGTTCGGCTGGTCGGCGGGGCGGCTGCTGGTGCTCGACATCGGCGGCGGGTCGCTGGAGTTGGCGGCCGGCATCGACGAGGACCCGGACCAGGCGATGTCGCTGCCACTGGGCGCCGGTCGGCTGACCCGCGAGTGGCTCAAGGTCGATCCCGACACCGCCGCGCCGCCGCCGGTCCGGGTCGTCGAAGATCTCCGGGAGTACGTCGACTCGGCGCTGGACCCGGTCGTGGCCCGGCTCGGCGGGGTCGGCTGGGAGCGGCCGGTCGCCACCTCCAAGACCTTCCGCACCCTGGCCAGGCTGACCGGGGCGGCTCCCTCGGCGGTCGGGCTGTGGGCGCCGCGCCGGCTGTCACTGACCGGGCTGCGGCAGGTGATCGGCTTCATCCAGCACATTCCGCCCGGCAAACTGTCCGAACTGGAGGGCGTGAGTGCGAGCCGGGCGCACCAGTTGCTGGCCGGGGCGGTGGTGGCGGAGGCCGCCATGCGCCGGCTGGGTGTCGAGGTCCTGGACATCTGCCCGTGGGCGCTGCGCGAGGGTGTGATCCTCCGCCATCTCGACCATCTCGGGACGGCGTGA
- a CDS encoding basic secretory family protein, which translates to MIDGESAPPGPTGGHPVWAGGPPPGPVPPHAPAPRRRWPLWAGLGLVLTVVLCSATVVLGVQVLDRLPAGADPSAAATGPAPSPRPGDPLATTQAWLRQRIGALLDQQAGALLRGDEAGWLAVADQDAAPLVADLKRRYAALRAMQVTTWRPTVTSLPMRLEEDGRVEWRVPVTVEHCFVVPQCRTGPADLSTRWADADGRPVLVAIEPTQATPAGPRPWEVSELVVQVGARTIVATTPDQRSRLPELLSESERAAAVADRFAVGGNPPDRYRIFYAGEPEWNRWYGGGRPEWTAGYVVPVGGDHYEVVLNAKDLHSSVLDDLLRHELTHVASLPGEGHSDGSQWWLVEGLADYAAAAGRPVSRYSSLEDVRRLVAQGSWTGQLAETEPRASADAWEVSARYGIGYLAVRHLVDRFGEERTLAFYRAVVIDRRSVEDASAEVLGAPWAGLHDACVAYIRGVVG; encoded by the coding sequence GTGATCGACGGGGAGAGCGCGCCGCCGGGCCCGACGGGTGGCCATCCGGTCTGGGCGGGAGGTCCACCGCCCGGTCCCGTGCCGCCGCACGCCCCGGCGCCGCGCCGCCGGTGGCCACTGTGGGCGGGGCTCGGCCTGGTTCTCACCGTGGTGCTCTGCTCCGCGACGGTCGTACTCGGCGTACAGGTGCTGGACCGGTTGCCGGCCGGCGCGGACCCGTCCGCCGCGGCCACCGGCCCGGCACCGAGTCCGCGCCCCGGCGACCCGCTCGCGACGACGCAGGCGTGGCTGCGGCAGCGGATCGGCGCGCTGCTCGACCAGCAGGCCGGAGCGCTGCTGCGCGGCGACGAGGCGGGCTGGCTCGCGGTGGCCGACCAGGACGCCGCACCACTGGTCGCCGACCTGAAACGCCGGTACGCGGCCCTGCGCGCGATGCAGGTGACCACCTGGCGTCCCACCGTGACCAGCCTGCCGATGCGGCTGGAGGAGGACGGCCGGGTCGAGTGGCGGGTGCCGGTCACGGTCGAGCACTGCTTCGTCGTACCGCAGTGCCGGACCGGGCCGGCCGATCTGAGTACCCGCTGGGCCGACGCGGACGGGCGCCCGGTCCTGGTGGCGATCGAGCCGACCCAGGCGACACCCGCCGGTCCCCGCCCGTGGGAGGTCAGCGAACTCGTCGTGCAGGTCGGCGCGCGGACCATCGTGGCGACCACCCCCGACCAGCGGTCCCGGCTTCCCGAACTGCTCAGCGAGTCGGAGCGGGCGGCCGCCGTCGCCGACCGCTTCGCCGTCGGCGGCAACCCGCCGGACCGGTACCGGATCTTCTATGCCGGCGAGCCGGAGTGGAACCGCTGGTACGGCGGCGGACGTCCGGAGTGGACGGCCGGGTACGTCGTGCCGGTCGGCGGTGACCACTACGAGGTCGTGCTCAACGCCAAGGACCTGCACAGCAGCGTGCTCGACGACCTGCTGCGGCACGAGTTGACCCACGTCGCGTCGCTCCCCGGCGAGGGGCACTCCGACGGCAGCCAGTGGTGGCTGGTCGAGGGGCTCGCCGACTACGCCGCGGCCGCCGGCCGTCCGGTGAGCCGCTACAGCAGCCTGGAGGACGTCCGGCGGCTGGTGGCGCAGGGATCGTGGACCGGGCAGCTGGCGGAAACCGAGCCGCGCGCGTCGGCCGACGCCTGGGAGGTCAGCGCCCGGTACGGGATCGGCTACCTGGCCGTACGGCACCTTGTGGACCGGTTCGGCGAGGAGCGGACGCTCGCCTTCTACCGGGCGGTGGTGATCGACCGGCGGTCCGTGGAGGACGCCTCGGCGGAGGTTCTGGGGGCACCGTGGGCCGGTCTGCACGACGCCTGTGTGGCCTACATCCGCGGCGTGGTCGGCTGA
- a CDS encoding lysophospholipid acyltransferase family protein — MTSEQSTAAERAARNGHVPPPVDPAVTDEPHDIWDHRVAAGLAFLRRRLSGQYEVDEFGFDAELADQVFHPVLRVLYRDWFRTEVFGIDNLPLKGAGLVVGNHSGTLALDALMLAAALHDKHPEHRHLRLLGADLVFRMPVLSELARKAGSTVACNPDAERLLGTGELVGVFPEGFKGVGKLYADRYKLQRFGRGGFVSAALRTGTPIIPAAIVGAEEIYPMLADIKPLARLLKLPYFPVTPTFPWLGPLGIVPLPSKWLIEFCPPIPTEHLVDHADDPLVVFNLADQVRETIQQTLHELLERRPDPFGR; from the coding sequence ATGACCAGCGAACAGTCGACCGCCGCCGAACGGGCGGCGCGGAACGGCCACGTACCGCCGCCGGTCGACCCGGCGGTCACCGACGAGCCGCACGACATCTGGGACCACCGGGTTGCCGCCGGCCTCGCCTTCCTGCGGCGCCGCCTGTCCGGCCAGTACGAGGTCGACGAGTTCGGCTTCGACGCCGAACTGGCCGACCAGGTGTTCCACCCGGTGCTGCGGGTGCTCTACCGCGACTGGTTCCGTACCGAGGTCTTCGGCATCGACAACCTGCCGCTCAAGGGCGCCGGGCTGGTCGTCGGCAACCACTCGGGCACCCTGGCGCTGGACGCGCTGATGCTCGCCGCCGCGCTGCACGACAAGCACCCCGAACACCGCCACCTGCGGCTGCTCGGCGCCGACCTGGTCTTCCGCATGCCGGTGCTGTCGGAGCTGGCCCGCAAGGCCGGCAGCACGGTCGCCTGCAATCCCGACGCCGAGCGGCTGCTCGGCACCGGCGAACTCGTCGGCGTCTTCCCGGAAGGCTTCAAAGGCGTCGGCAAGCTCTACGCCGACCGCTACAAGCTCCAGCGGTTCGGCCGCGGCGGCTTCGTCTCGGCGGCGCTCCGCACCGGTACGCCGATCATCCCGGCCGCCATCGTCGGCGCCGAGGAGATCTATCCGATGCTGGCCGACATCAAGCCGCTGGCCCGGCTGCTCAAGCTGCCGTACTTCCCGGTCACGCCGACCTTTCCGTGGCTGGGGCCGCTGGGCATCGTGCCGCTGCCCAGCAAGTGGCTGATCGAGTTCTGCCCGCCGATCCCGACCGAGCACCTGGTCGACCACGCCGACGACCCCCTGGTCGTGTTCAACCTCGCCGACCAGGTGCGCGAGACGATCCAGCAGACCCTGCACGAGCTGCTCGAGCGTCGTCCCGACCCGTTCGGCCGCTGA
- a CDS encoding NAD-dependent epimerase/dehydratase family protein — protein MTADPSTGAPKVVVVTGTSRYLGAHVAARLADDPRIGRVVGLDVHDPAPGVLPATGSVEHVRADAGTVGSIIADLDAEAVVHLSLVTAPDPQHGGRPGMKEQNVIGTMQLLAACQRAARLRKIVVRSSTAAYGASFRDPAVFTEDTEPRQVPRGGFARDILDIEGYVRGFRRRRSDVTATVLRFAPFIGSTADTTLTRYFAQPLVPTVLGRDPRLQFVHFDDALEVLHRSVVETHPGTFNVAGPGVLALSQAIRRAGRVAVPIVEPGLSGAASVARLMGFGRYGLDQLDLFVHGRVVDTSRLIREYDFTPRSTAEAFEDFIVGHAGGTVVTPAQLAIAEQAILDGIRQVRTEVLGDRAPTGVTDRPAAKAAGEEQA, from the coding sequence GTGACCGCCGACCCGTCCACCGGTGCCCCGAAGGTCGTCGTCGTCACCGGCACCAGCCGGTATCTCGGCGCCCACGTCGCGGCCCGGCTCGCCGACGATCCCCGGATCGGGCGGGTCGTCGGGCTCGACGTCCACGACCCCGCGCCGGGCGTCCTGCCGGCCACCGGCTCGGTCGAACACGTCCGCGCCGACGCCGGCACGGTGGGCAGCATCATCGCCGACCTCGACGCCGAGGCGGTCGTGCACCTCTCCCTGGTGACGGCGCCCGACCCGCAGCACGGCGGTCGGCCCGGCATGAAAGAGCAGAACGTCATCGGCACGATGCAACTGCTCGCCGCCTGCCAACGCGCCGCGCGCCTGCGCAAGATCGTCGTACGGTCGTCCACGGCCGCGTACGGCGCGTCGTTCCGCGATCCGGCGGTCTTCACCGAGGACACCGAGCCGCGCCAGGTGCCCCGGGGCGGGTTCGCCCGCGACATCCTCGACATCGAGGGTTACGTACGCGGGTTCCGGCGGCGGCGTTCCGACGTCACGGCGACCGTGCTGCGCTTCGCGCCGTTCATCGGCTCGACCGCCGACACCACGCTGACCCGCTACTTCGCCCAGCCGCTGGTGCCGACCGTGCTCGGCCGCGACCCGCGGCTGCAGTTCGTGCACTTCGACGACGCGCTCGAGGTGCTGCACCGGTCGGTGGTCGAGACGCACCCGGGCACGTTCAACGTCGCCGGACCGGGCGTGCTCGCCCTGTCCCAGGCGATCCGGCGCGCCGGGCGGGTCGCCGTACCGATCGTCGAACCGGGGCTGTCCGGCGCGGCCAGCGTCGCCCGGCTGATGGGTTTCGGCCGCTACGGCCTGGACCAGCTCGACCTGTTCGTGCACGGCCGGGTCGTCGACACCAGCCGGCTGATCCGGGAGTACGACTTCACACCCCGCTCGACCGCCGAGGCGTTCGAGGATTTCATCGTCGGACACGCCGGCGGCACCGTGGTCACTCCCGCCCAACTCGCCATCGCCGAGCAGGCGATCCTCGACGGGATCCGTCAGGTGCGCACCGAGGTGCTGGGTGACCGGGCGCCCACCGGCGTGACCGACCGGCCGGCGGCTAAAGCGGCCGGCGAGGAGCAGGCATGA
- a CDS encoding helix-turn-helix domain-containing protein, producing the protein MAGSPQEGRLPEVRFLTVAEVATLMRVSKMTVYRLVHSGELAAVRVGRSFRVPEHAVHEYLRGAFRESA; encoded by the coding sequence ATGGCGGGATCACCACAGGAGGGCCGGCTGCCGGAGGTCAGGTTTCTGACCGTCGCCGAGGTGGCGACGCTCATGCGGGTCTCCAAGATGACGGTCTACCGGCTGGTGCACTCCGGCGAGCTGGCCGCCGTACGGGTGGGCCGGTCGTTCCGGGTGCCCGAGCACGCGGTGCACGAGTACCTCCGCGGCGCCTTCCGGGAGTCGGCGTAG
- a CDS encoding glutathionylspermidine synthase family protein, translating into MRREASTPRPDWDTTVRAQGLVYIDTELPDGGLMSYWDETACYRLELDEVLRLEEATDELHRMAVAAAQHVVDRRRFAEFGIPDWAADAVARSLRERPPTLYGRFDLWYDGSWPPKLLEYNADTPTALVEAAITQWYWLEDTRAAHDQWNGIHEALVGAWRRIGADLHDPLLHVAWSDEEETGEDHMTAGYLAETAHQAGLLTELIPMREIGWDGRRFRDAADTPVTTCFKLYPWEWMLAEPYGPLALAPGTPTTWIEPAWKLLLSNKALLAVLWELYPGHPYLLPAYLDSPRGMTEYVVKPLLGREGASVRIVTPAEEITNPGIYGDEGWCYQEFRALPSFDGNRLVLGSWVVGGESAGAGLRESTSLITDGYARFLPHYVSAPKGA; encoded by the coding sequence GTGCGCCGGGAGGCGTCGACCCCCCGGCCGGACTGGGACACGACCGTACGCGCCCAGGGCCTGGTCTACATCGACACCGAGCTGCCCGACGGCGGTCTGATGTCGTACTGGGACGAGACAGCCTGTTACCGGCTGGAACTCGACGAGGTGCTGCGGCTGGAGGAGGCGACGGACGAACTGCACCGGATGGCGGTGGCCGCCGCGCAGCACGTCGTCGACCGCCGGCGATTCGCCGAGTTCGGCATCCCGGACTGGGCGGCCGACGCGGTCGCCCGGTCGCTCCGGGAGCGGCCGCCGACCCTGTACGGCCGGTTCGATCTCTGGTACGACGGCTCGTGGCCGCCGAAGCTGCTGGAGTACAACGCCGACACGCCCACCGCGCTGGTCGAGGCGGCGATCACCCAGTGGTACTGGCTGGAGGACACCCGCGCCGCGCACGACCAGTGGAACGGCATCCACGAGGCGCTGGTCGGGGCATGGCGGCGGATCGGCGCCGACCTGCACGACCCGCTGCTACACGTCGCCTGGTCCGACGAGGAGGAGACCGGCGAGGACCACATGACGGCCGGCTACCTGGCCGAGACGGCGCACCAGGCCGGGCTGCTGACCGAACTGATCCCGATGCGGGAGATCGGCTGGGACGGGCGGCGCTTCCGCGACGCCGCCGACACCCCGGTCACCACCTGCTTCAAGCTCTATCCGTGGGAGTGGATGCTGGCCGAGCCGTACGGCCCGCTGGCCCTCGCCCCGGGCACCCCGACGACCTGGATCGAGCCGGCGTGGAAGCTCCTGCTCTCCAACAAGGCGCTGTTGGCGGTGCTGTGGGAGCTCTACCCCGGGCATCCCTACCTGCTGCCCGCCTACCTCGACTCGCCGCGCGGGATGACCGAGTACGTGGTCAAGCCGCTGCTCGGGCGGGAGGGCGCCTCGGTACGGATCGTCACGCCGGCCGAGGAGATCACCAATCCGGGCATCTACGGCGACGAGGGCTGGTGCTACCAGGAGTTCCGCGCCCTGCCGTCGTTCGACGGCAACCGGTTGGTGCTGGGAAGCTGGGTCGTAGGGGGCGAATCGGCCGGAGCCGGACTACGGGAGAGCACCAGCCTCATCACCGACGGCTACGCGCGGTTCCTGCCCCACTACGTGTCCGCGCCGAAGGGTGCGTGA
- a CDS encoding proline dehydrogenase family protein, whose translation MLRSVILAASRSSRVERLVETAPFTRDVVRRFVAGTATDDALRATQELVTNGLSVTLDHLGEDTVTAEQAVAVRDEYLALLAALSAGELTPAAEVSLKLSAIGQKFDEKFAYDNARAICAAASEAGTTVTLDMEDHTTTDSTLEILAQLRADFPTTGAVLQAYLRRTESDCRELASAGSRVRLCKGAYREPESVAYQAANDVDKSYVRCMNILMSGEGYPMLATHDPRLIAIAEDRARWFDRSPDTFEFQLLYGIRPEEQARLSADGYTVRVYVPYGDEWYGYLMRRLAERPANMAFFARALVSKK comes from the coding sequence ATGCTCCGTTCGGTCATCCTCGCCGCCTCCCGGTCATCCCGGGTGGAGCGGCTCGTCGAGACGGCACCGTTCACTCGGGATGTCGTCCGCCGGTTCGTCGCCGGCACCGCAACTGACGACGCCCTTCGTGCCACCCAGGAACTGGTCACGAACGGGCTGTCGGTGACTCTCGACCATCTCGGCGAGGACACCGTCACCGCAGAGCAGGCCGTCGCCGTACGCGACGAGTACCTGGCCCTGCTGGCGGCCCTGTCGGCGGGCGAACTGACCCCGGCGGCGGAGGTGAGTCTCAAGCTCTCGGCCATCGGGCAGAAGTTCGACGAGAAGTTCGCCTACGACAACGCCCGGGCGATCTGCGCCGCCGCGAGCGAGGCCGGTACGACGGTGACGCTGGACATGGAGGACCACACCACCACCGACTCCACGCTGGAGATCCTCGCCCAGCTGCGCGCGGACTTCCCGACGACCGGTGCGGTGCTCCAGGCCTACCTGCGCCGTACCGAGTCGGACTGCCGCGAGCTGGCGTCGGCCGGATCCCGGGTACGGCTGTGCAAGGGTGCCTACCGGGAGCCGGAGTCGGTCGCCTACCAGGCGGCGAACGACGTCGACAAGTCCTATGTGCGGTGCATGAACATCCTGATGTCCGGTGAGGGCTACCCGATGCTCGCCACCCACGACCCGCGGCTGATCGCGATCGCCGAGGACCGGGCCCGCTGGTTCGACCGTTCGCCCGACACGTTCGAGTTCCAGCTTCTCTACGGCATCCGGCCCGAGGAGCAGGCGCGGCTGAGCGCCGACGGCTACACGGTCCGCGTCTACGTGCCGTACGGCGACGAGTGGTACGGCTACCTGATGCGCCGGCTCGCCGAACGCCCGGCCAACATGGCGTTCTTCGCCCGCGCGCTGGTGTCGAAGAAGTAG
- a CDS encoding 30S ribosomal protein bS22, which yields MGSVVKKRRKRMAKKKHRKLLRKTRVQRRRLGK from the coding sequence ATGGGCTCGGTGGTCAAGAAGCGCCGCAAGCGCATGGCTAAGAAGAAGCACCGCAAGCTGCTGCGCAAGACCCGCGTCCAGCGTCGCCGCCTCGGCAAGTGA
- a CDS encoding HAD family hydrolase yields MRCQAGRIPSLRSGIPVPTAQGGPRVARIRPARRGRAPVSRTVSTDAEGHTTGWATTGLGTGVADRPDPAAAAFFDIDNTMMQGASIYWFARGLAARRYFTTGDLARFAWQQMRFRVLATEHAGDMSQAREAALAFVEGWRVEDIERLTEEIFDELMAPRIWAGSRALAAAHLAAGQRVWLVSAAPVEIGRVIARRLGLTGAIGTVAEIHDGAYTGRLAGELMHGPAKADAVSQLAAVEGLELSRCTAYSDSANDIPMLSAVGNGVAVNPDSALRVEARTRGWEIHDFRTGRRAARIAIPSTVAAGLVIGAVTAGRAVHRRWRDR; encoded by the coding sequence GTGCGTTGTCAGGCCGGCCGGATACCCTCGCTGAGGTCAGGCATTCCGGTACCGACGGCGCAAGGAGGTCCGCGCGTGGCCCGCATCCGTCCCGCCCGCAGAGGCCGCGCCCCGGTTTCCCGTACGGTCAGCACGGACGCGGAGGGCCACACCACCGGTTGGGCCACCACCGGTCTCGGGACCGGCGTCGCCGACCGACCCGACCCCGCCGCCGCCGCGTTCTTCGACATCGACAACACGATGATGCAGGGCGCCTCCATCTACTGGTTCGCCCGCGGGCTGGCCGCCCGCAGATACTTCACCACCGGCGACCTGGCCCGCTTCGCCTGGCAGCAGATGCGGTTCCGGGTGCTCGCCACCGAGCACGCCGGGGACATGTCGCAGGCCCGGGAGGCGGCACTCGCCTTCGTCGAGGGCTGGCGCGTCGAGGACATCGAGCGTCTCACCGAGGAGATCTTCGACGAGTTGATGGCGCCCCGGATCTGGGCCGGGAGCCGGGCACTCGCGGCGGCCCACCTGGCCGCCGGACAGCGGGTATGGCTGGTCAGCGCGGCACCGGTCGAGATCGGTCGGGTCATCGCCCGCCGTCTCGGACTCACCGGCGCGATCGGCACCGTCGCCGAGATCCACGACGGCGCATACACCGGACGGCTCGCCGGTGAACTCATGCACGGCCCGGCCAAGGCCGACGCGGTCAGCCAACTCGCGGCCGTCGAAGGGCTCGAACTGAGCCGCTGTACCGCCTACAGCGACTCGGCCAACGACATCCCGATGCTGTCGGCGGTCGGAAACGGGGTCGCCGTCAACCCGGACAGCGCGCTGCGGGTGGAGGCCCGGACCCGTGGCTGGGAGATCCACGACTTCCGCACCGGACGTCGGGCCGCGCGGATCGCGATCCCGTCCACGGTCGCGGCCGGCCTCGTGATCGGAGCGGTCACGGCCGGTCGCGCCGTACACCGCCGCTGGCGCGACCGGTGA
- a CDS encoding CGNR zinc finger domain-containing protein, giving the protein MNFDAYARTAVDLVNTSLDGVDDLRSLFTDENVWMRDEVAERDVAIFRRAQKRLRDVFEYGTTGRDSEAVVELNALLEAFPVQPRISGHDSSDWHMHASSRGASVSAEYLAGAVWGLSVWLCEYGSARFGVCADDRCGNVYLDTSSNCCRRFCSERCATRSHVAAHRARKRAAVEEKQLSPVS; this is encoded by the coding sequence GTGAATTTCGACGCGTACGCCAGGACCGCGGTTGACCTCGTCAACACGTCGCTGGACGGCGTAGACGACCTGAGATCGCTGTTCACCGACGAGAACGTGTGGATGCGCGACGAGGTGGCCGAGCGCGACGTGGCCATCTTCCGGCGCGCCCAGAAGCGGCTACGGGACGTGTTCGAGTACGGCACCACAGGGCGGGACAGCGAGGCGGTCGTCGAACTCAACGCCCTGCTCGAGGCGTTCCCGGTGCAGCCGCGCATCTCCGGTCACGACTCCAGCGACTGGCACATGCACGCCAGCAGTCGCGGCGCCTCGGTGAGCGCGGAATACCTGGCCGGCGCGGTCTGGGGCCTTTCGGTGTGGTTGTGCGAATACGGCAGCGCACGGTTCGGGGTCTGCGCCGACGACCGGTGCGGCAACGTCTACCTGGACACGTCGTCGAACTGCTGCCGCCGGTTCTGCTCCGAGCGGTGCGCGACGCGGTCGCACGTCGCCGCGCACCGGGCCCGCAAGCGGGCCGCGGTCGAGGAGAAGCAGCTCAGTCCGGTGAGCTGA